The following proteins are co-located in the Desulfoscipio sp. XC116 genome:
- the cbiE gene encoding precorrin-6y C5,15-methyltransferase (decarboxylating) subunit CbiE, which translates to MENIIVAGVGPGSGAYLTKACIEAAEQADILVGGSRQLALFSHLNIEKHVITADLDKPIAYIAEQSLAGKKVVVLASGDPGFYGILATLKHRLPGFNIQVLPGVSSVQLACARLGLSWHDAFLTSCHGRDYAHLIEAVKKHYTVITLTDPRHNPVKLARILVNEGVAKRKVYVACRLSYPDELISSTSLEQLAAFTDWRENNCVMVIVNEA; encoded by the coding sequence ATGGAGAATATAATCGTAGCGGGCGTGGGGCCGGGCAGCGGGGCATACCTGACCAAAGCCTGCATAGAAGCGGCTGAACAGGCCGATATACTGGTGGGAGGCAGTCGGCAGCTGGCGCTGTTCAGTCATCTAAACATAGAAAAGCACGTTATTACAGCCGATCTTGACAAACCGATTGCTTATATAGCCGAGCAGTCCCTGGCCGGTAAAAAAGTCGTTGTACTAGCCTCGGGAGATCCGGGCTTTTACGGTATATTGGCCACTTTAAAACATCGCCTGCCCGGTTTTAATATTCAGGTACTGCCGGGGGTTTCTTCCGTACAGTTAGCATGCGCCAGACTGGGTCTGTCCTGGCACGACGCTTTTTTAACCAGCTGCCACGGCCGGGACTATGCGCATTTGATCGAAGCTGTGAAAAAGCATTATACAGTGATTACCTTAACCGACCCGCGCCATAACCCGGTCAAGCTGGCCAGAATATTAGTCAATGAGGGAGTGGCCAAAAGAAAGGTATATGTAGCCTGCCGCTTATCATATCCGGATGAACTGATTTCCTCCACTTCCCTGGAACAGCTGGCTGCGTTTACTGACTGGCGGGAAAATAATTGCGTGATGGTGATTGTCAATGAAGCATAA
- the cobM gene encoding precorrin-4 C(11)-methyltransferase, translating into MIYFVGAGPGDPDLITVKGAELLARARVVVYAGSLVNQALLNRCAPGTEIHNSANMTLRQITDVMINGHRAGHEVVRLHTGDPSLYGAIQEQMDVLLKADVPFTVVPGVSSFVAAAAAIPHELTLPGVTQTVILTRYKGRTAVPEAESLSGLAAHQATMCIFLSVHLMEQLTEDLQTGGYPAETPVVVVEKASWPDERIISGTLSDIALRVQEAGITRTAMILVGASFKADYTPSKLYDGNFTHGFREGGR; encoded by the coding sequence ATGATTTATTTTGTCGGCGCCGGTCCGGGCGATCCGGATCTAATTACCGTCAAAGGAGCCGAGCTGCTGGCCCGTGCCCGGGTGGTTGTTTACGCTGGTTCACTGGTGAACCAAGCGCTGCTGAATCGTTGTGCACCCGGCACCGAAATCCACAACAGCGCGAACATGACATTGCGGCAAATAACCGATGTAATGATAAACGGCCATCGGGCCGGGCATGAGGTGGTGCGCCTGCATACAGGTGACCCGTCCCTTTACGGTGCCATTCAGGAACAAATGGACGTGCTGCTTAAAGCCGATGTGCCGTTTACTGTGGTTCCCGGCGTAAGCTCATTTGTAGCAGCCGCCGCGGCCATTCCCCACGAGCTCACCCTGCCCGGTGTAACCCAGACCGTGATCCTGACCAGATACAAGGGGCGTACGGCAGTGCCCGAGGCCGAATCACTGTCCGGTCTGGCTGCCCACCAAGCCACCATGTGCATTTTTTTAAGCGTACATTTAATGGAGCAATTAACCGAAGACTTGCAAACCGGGGGCTACCCGGCAGAAACTCCGGTAGTGGTGGTGGAAAAGGCTTCCTGGCCCGATGAGCGCATCATCTCGGGCACACTATCCGATATCGCCCTCCGGGTGCAGGAAGCCGGTATCACCCGCACCGCTATGATTTTAGTGGGAGCATCATTTAAAGCCGATTACACACCGTCAAAGCTTTATGACGGTAATTTCACCCACGGTTTCCGCGAGGGCGGCCGGTGA
- the cobI gene encoding precorrin-2 C(20)-methyltransferase: MAGKFYGIGVGPGDPELLTIKAQRILSAVDVLCVPKAKMEKNSLALSVVQRAVPGKYMLLELEFPMSKDQTVLEQSWEQAGYQVAAKLIAGQDVAFITIGDPTLYSTYGYLLRYLRAHHPDVATETVPGVSSITACSAYVQEPLVEGEEKLAIIPAAYNLKDLQHILDIFDTVVLMKVNRRLPELLAFLRNNGNYDTHFVHRCGYPDQFATQEPEKILDQKLHYMSLMIVKKRRRDEQ, encoded by the coding sequence TTGGCCGGCAAATTTTATGGCATCGGTGTGGGACCCGGCGATCCGGAGTTGCTCACTATTAAAGCCCAGCGTATTTTATCCGCAGTGGATGTGCTTTGTGTGCCCAAAGCCAAGATGGAAAAAAACAGCCTGGCCCTATCTGTCGTTCAAAGGGCCGTACCCGGGAAATATATGCTCTTAGAATTAGAGTTTCCCATGTCCAAGGATCAGACAGTATTGGAACAAAGCTGGGAACAAGCCGGTTACCAAGTGGCCGCAAAGCTGATAGCCGGACAGGATGTGGCTTTTATTACCATAGGAGACCCTACCTTATACAGTACTTACGGCTATCTGCTGCGCTACTTGCGGGCCCATCACCCGGATGTGGCCACCGAAACCGTGCCCGGGGTCTCCTCCATTACCGCTTGTTCAGCCTATGTTCAAGAACCGCTGGTAGAAGGGGAGGAAAAACTGGCGATAATCCCGGCAGCCTACAATCTGAAGGATTTACAACATATCCTGGATATTTTTGATACCGTGGTATTAATGAAAGTTAACCGACGACTGCCCGAGCTTTTGGCCTTTCTCAGAAACAACGGCAATTACGACACTCACTTTGTGCACCGCTGCGGTTACCCGGACCAGTTCGCTACCCAAGAGCCCGAAAAGATACTGGATCAAAAACTGCATTACATGTCACTAATGATTGTTAAAAAACGGAGGAGGGATGAACAATGA
- the cbiT gene encoding precorrin-6Y C5,15-methyltransferase (decarboxylating) subunit CbiT — protein sequence MKHNQWPFTTPGIPDNLFSRGEVPMTKEEVRVLTITKARLAPGQIIWDIGSGTGSLSVEAALAVPGGTVYAVERNPRAMELTELNTKQFAVKNVVLVPGEAPVALKHLPSPHRVFVGGSGGHLSQILPVVRDRLQPGGRLIINAVTVETFTLCTELLNGWCREVIQVNISRAVPTGSVHLWHALNPVFIFTAEKDREEV from the coding sequence ATGAAGCATAACCAGTGGCCCTTTACAACCCCGGGTATTCCGGATAATTTATTTTCGCGCGGCGAAGTGCCTATGACCAAAGAGGAAGTCAGGGTGCTCACCATAACCAAGGCAAGGCTCGCCCCCGGGCAAATTATATGGGATATCGGTTCGGGCACCGGATCGCTGTCCGTGGAGGCAGCCCTGGCTGTGCCCGGGGGAACGGTATATGCAGTGGAAAGAAATCCCCGGGCAATGGAGTTAACGGAACTAAATACCAAGCAATTTGCGGTAAAGAATGTTGTCTTGGTGCCGGGGGAGGCACCGGTTGCGCTAAAGCATTTGCCCAGTCCGCACCGGGTATTCGTCGGAGGCAGCGGAGGACACTTGTCTCAGATACTGCCTGTTGTACGAGATAGGCTGCAACCCGGAGGAAGGCTGATAATTAACGCAGTGACCGTAGAAACGTTTACCCTGTGTACCGAACTGCTTAATGGTTGGTGCAGGGAAGTTATCCAGGTCAACATATCCCGGGCTGTGCCCACCGGCAGCGTCCACCTGTGGCATGCCCTTAACCCGGTTTTCATATTTACCGCGGAAAAAGACAGGGAGGAAGTGTAA
- a CDS encoding cobalt-precorrin 5A hydrolase, whose amino-acid sequence MNTVIICLTAHGYKLGQKLKNTMADSNPDSITLYAPNRNFVNPAEAFIFDELAQVVQKVFPRCRQIIFIMALGIAVRVLAKHIRNKTTDPAVVVLDETGQHVISVLSGHLGGANQMARRIAGAIGARPVITTATDVHGLPAMDDLAREYNMAIDPLAGIRRVNSALVNGETVYIYTDNALPIKPVDQIKIYSTRDYPVPDAQASHHVIVTNRCLTEPISNTLFLRPRNLVAGVGCRSGTPSEKILAAIKDALANCRRSLLSLRALSTIEQKAGEAGLRQAAAALKLPLVCFSPEQINKLVLGSNQMLKRSDFVQKIMGVPGVCEPAALLATRKGELISAKQKYQGITVALAEDQYWWSAPDRELPPI is encoded by the coding sequence GTGAACACCGTCATTATTTGCCTGACCGCTCACGGCTATAAATTAGGCCAGAAGTTAAAAAACACTATGGCCGATTCGAACCCTGACAGTATAACACTGTACGCTCCAAATCGGAACTTTGTCAACCCGGCGGAGGCATTTATATTTGATGAACTGGCCCAGGTGGTGCAAAAGGTTTTCCCCCGCTGCCGTCAGATTATTTTCATCATGGCCCTTGGCATAGCAGTACGTGTACTAGCCAAGCATATCCGGAATAAAACCACTGACCCGGCGGTAGTAGTGCTGGATGAGACCGGCCAACATGTCATCAGCGTACTGTCGGGACACCTGGGAGGAGCCAACCAAATGGCCCGCCGCATTGCCGGAGCTATCGGAGCCCGACCCGTAATCACAACAGCTACTGATGTACATGGCCTCCCGGCAATGGATGATCTGGCCCGGGAGTACAATATGGCTATCGACCCTCTGGCGGGCATACGACGGGTAAACAGCGCGCTGGTAAACGGAGAAACGGTATATATTTATACAGATAATGCTCTGCCTATTAAGCCTGTCGATCAGATTAAAATATACTCTACCAGGGATTACCCGGTCCCAGACGCACAAGCTTCCCATCATGTTATCGTCACTAACCGTTGTCTGACCGAACCGATATCCAACACCTTATTTTTGCGACCCCGTAATCTGGTGGCAGGGGTGGGATGCCGGTCGGGCACACCAAGTGAAAAAATATTGGCCGCTATTAAAGACGCCCTGGCCAACTGCCGGCGCTCATTACTAAGCCTGCGGGCTCTGTCCACTATTGAGCAAAAAGCCGGTGAAGCCGGACTGCGGCAGGCAGCCGCCGCACTCAAGCTGCCATTAGTTTGTTTCTCCCCGGAACAGATAAATAAATTGGTGCTCGGCTCCAACCAGATGCTTAAACGTTCGGATTTTGTACAAAAAATCATGGGGGTACCCGGAGTCTGTGAACCGGCGGCCCTTTTAGCCACAAGAAAGGGTGAACTAATATCAGCCAAACAGAAATATCAGGGCATCACGGTGGCCCTGGCAGAGGATCAATACTGGTGGTCGGCACCGGACCGGGAGCTGCCGCCGATTTAA